Proteins encoded together in one Clostridiaceae bacterium window:
- a CDS encoding HAD family hydrolase, with the protein MHNVILFDLDGTLLPWDTDEFISKYFKDITSYFKDMIEPEVFFKHFMHSIDIMMKNQGNMSNEEAFMNSFIPAIGKDKEAMYGHFFKFYEKEFPKLKSIANYSSLPSRIVQNLVEKGYNIVLASNPVFPLSAMLERMSWVGVDKFPWRFITTYENSYYCKPNINYYKDICHILNVSPNNCLMIGNDVQDDMIASSIGMGTFLVTDYMIDRGNPQFKPNYQGTLEDLYEFVKQMPDIK; encoded by the coding sequence TTGCACAATGTCATTTTATTTGATTTAGATGGAACTTTATTACCATGGGATACAGATGAATTTATTAGTAAGTATTTTAAAGATATAACTAGTTATTTTAAAGATATGATTGAACCTGAAGTTTTCTTTAAACATTTTATGCATTCTATAGATATCATGATGAAAAACCAAGGGAACATGTCAAATGAAGAAGCTTTTATGAATAGCTTTATCCCTGCCATAGGTAAAGACAAGGAAGCGATGTATGGCCATTTTTTCAAATTTTACGAGAAGGAATTTCCCAAACTTAAGTCTATTGCTAATTATTCTTCGTTACCATCTCGGATTGTTCAGAATCTGGTTGAAAAAGGTTATAATATTGTTCTGGCTTCAAATCCTGTCTTTCCCCTTTCGGCAATGTTGGAAAGGATGTCCTGGGTTGGTGTTGATAAATTTCCGTGGCGTTTTATTACTACCTATGAAAACAGCTATTACTGCAAACCAAACATAAATTATTATAAGGATATATGTCATATACTAAATGTATCTCCAAATAATTGCCTAATGATTGGAAATGATGTTCAGGATGATATGATAGCAAGTAGCATCGGTATGGGCACATTTCTTGTTACCGATTACATGATTGATCGTGGAAACCCTCAGTTTAAGCCAAATTATCAGGGCACCCTGGAAGATTTATATGAATTTGTCAAGCAGATGCCGGATATAAAATGA
- a CDS encoding MATE family efflux transporter: protein MDTELSNSNNYIFTNKRLMKLILPLMVEQLLAITVGLADSIMVASIGESAVSAVSLVDSIIILLFNIFAALSAGGAVIVGQYIGQNRPDMARKAGEQLLVFVALISVFVMVLMLFGRSFILNVIFGKIEYDVEAYANTYMLIVFTSIPFMALYNGGAALFRAMGNSRTTMITSIIVNAVNVMGNAIFIYGFHMKVEGAAIPTLISRVVGSVIIIVLLMDKNLTVHISRPFRYKFDKRLVIRILGIGIPNGIENSMFQLGKIVLLSVISTFGTASITANAVGNVVSTFQIITGAAIGLALITVVSQCVGAGDYEQVRYYTRKLMKITYISLLIVNSVIILSMPLILRIYNLSSETAEMARQVILLHGICSCIVWPFSFTLPNTLRSSNDVRYTMMVSVGSMWTFRIIFGIIMGKYFNMGLLGIWLAMIIDWIVRGTFFIGRYRGHKWEIKCDL, encoded by the coding sequence ATGGATACAGAATTAAGTAATAGCAATAATTATATTTTCACTAATAAGAGACTGATGAAGTTAATTTTGCCGCTGATGGTTGAACAACTGCTTGCAATAACAGTAGGATTGGCCGATTCCATTATGGTGGCAAGTATTGGTGAAAGTGCAGTATCTGCAGTTTCACTGGTGGATTCAATAATTATATTGCTATTTAATATTTTTGCCGCTCTTTCTGCCGGAGGAGCGGTAATTGTAGGTCAATATATCGGCCAGAATCGTCCTGATATGGCACGGAAAGCAGGAGAACAACTACTTGTATTTGTAGCATTAATCTCTGTTTTTGTTATGGTTCTTATGCTTTTTGGCAGAAGTTTTATTCTTAACGTAATATTCGGAAAAATTGAATATGATGTAGAAGCTTATGCTAATACATATATGCTTATTGTTTTTACAAGTATACCTTTTATGGCCCTCTATAACGGCGGTGCAGCGTTATTTAGGGCCATGGGCAACTCCAGAACAACCATGATTACTTCAATTATTGTTAATGCTGTCAATGTGATGGGTAATGCTATCTTTATATATGGATTTCATATGAAAGTAGAAGGTGCAGCAATACCAACACTTATTTCAAGAGTGGTTGGTTCTGTAATAATTATAGTACTTCTTATGGATAAAAACCTGACAGTTCACATTAGCAGGCCATTTCGCTATAAGTTTGACAAGAGACTTGTAATCAGGATACTGGGTATAGGGATTCCAAATGGTATAGAAAATAGTATGTTTCAGCTTGGTAAAATTGTATTGCTGAGTGTTATTTCCACATTTGGAACGGCTTCAATAACAGCTAATGCAGTAGGAAATGTAGTTTCTACTTTCCAGATTATTACCGGTGCAGCCATAGGATTGGCACTAATAACTGTGGTAAGTCAGTGCGTTGGGGCAGGCGATTATGAGCAAGTAAGATATTATACAAGAAAGCTGATGAAAATTACATATATATCATTATTAATTGTAAATTCAGTAATAATACTTTCAATGCCATTAATATTGAGAATATATAACCTCTCATCAGAAACTGCTGAAATGGCAAGACAGGTTATATTATTGCATGGGATATGTTCGTGCATAGTATGGCCATTTTCTTTTACACTACCTAATACCCTCAGATCTTCAAATGATGTACGTTATACCATGATGGTTAGCGTAGGTTCTATGTGGACTTTTAGGATAATTTTTGGCATAATAATGGGCAAATATTTTAATATGGGACTATTAGGTATTTGGCTGGCAATGATTATAGACTGGATTGTGAGAGGTACCTTTTTTATAGGAAGATATAGAGGGCACAAGTGGGAAATTAAATGTGATTTATAA
- a CDS encoding M20/M25/M40 family metallo-hydrolase → MQNNAIIEEFIELTSINSPSRGERRMADILKKKLTEIGCDVYEDDTAGKIGGTAGNVIGILRGKVGKPVILAAHMDRVANGDNIRHVVTNEKITSDGTTILAADDVSGIVSILEGLRRIKESGEEHCNVEVVFTVCEEDSIKGSEFLNYDLLTAKHCYCLDSPGRIGRIINAAPYKVKLFINVYGKTAHAGQAPEKGINALKIAAKVLSDIEEGRIDSETTANWALITAGKTTNVVCDYVRIGGEARSHNPNKLGQYISYVKQHCEEVISGTGAKFEVQTEFCFEGFEIPEEDDLIVTLKDVLSDIGIDAYVQGGGGGMDANRFNSKGIKSIGVATGYLNNHSTYEEIYINDLIKAGEMVAGLIRYYSRK, encoded by the coding sequence ATGCAAAATAATGCTATTATTGAAGAATTTATTGAGCTAACCAGTATTAATTCTCCATCACGTGGTGAAAGACGGATGGCAGACATTCTAAAAAAGAAATTGACTGAAATCGGCTGTGATGTGTATGAGGATGATACTGCCGGAAAGATTGGCGGTACAGCAGGCAATGTGATTGGGATACTCAGGGGTAAAGTGGGGAAACCTGTAATCCTTGCTGCTCATATGGATCGGGTGGCTAATGGAGATAATATTCGTCATGTTGTAACCAATGAGAAAATTACATCTGATGGGACAACCATATTGGCTGCTGACGATGTTAGCGGTATTGTCAGTATACTTGAAGGTTTGCGCCGAATAAAAGAAAGTGGGGAAGAGCATTGCAACGTTGAGGTAGTTTTTACAGTATGTGAGGAAGACTCTATTAAAGGCAGCGAATTTCTTAATTATGATCTGTTAACCGCAAAACACTGCTATTGTTTAGATTCTCCTGGACGTATTGGCAGAATTATTAATGCAGCACCATATAAAGTAAAGTTATTTATAAATGTTTATGGTAAGACCGCACATGCGGGACAAGCACCGGAAAAGGGAATAAATGCCCTGAAAATAGCGGCAAAGGTTCTGTCAGATATTGAAGAAGGGCGTATTGATAGTGAGACTACTGCTAACTGGGCACTTATAACAGCCGGTAAAACTACCAATGTTGTCTGTGATTATGTACGTATCGGCGGAGAGGCACGTAGCCATAATCCGAACAAACTTGGACAATATATTAGTTATGTAAAGCAGCACTGTGAAGAAGTAATTTCAGGAACTGGCGCAAAATTTGAGGTTCAGACCGAGTTTTGCTTTGAAGGGTTTGAGATTCCTGAGGAGGATGACTTGATAGTAACCCTTAAAGATGTTTTAAGTGATATTGGTATTGATGCTTATGTTCAAGGCGGAGGAGGCGGAATGGACGCTAATAGATTTAATTCTAAAGGAATTAAAAGTATTGGCGTGGCAACTGGCTATCTCAATAACCATAGTACTTATGAAGAAATATATATAAATGATCTAATAAAAGCAGGCGAAATGGTTGCAGGACTAATCAGATACTATTCCAGGAAATAA
- a CDS encoding triose-phosphate isomerase has protein sequence MKPKIRTPFFEIGTKNYIYGDAVLELAKAADAAAKKYDIDVLFIAPYTELRRIVENTDNLIVLAPYMDTLRPGRGMADILPEAIKATGAVGVVVNHCERPMTLSAIKKTIERAHELDMIAFACADSVAEMKAIAHLNPDIINPEPTELIGSGTASDLSYVLESVKAIKSINPNILVEQAAGITTGQQVYDFIMAGSEGAGSASGILLSDDPFAKLEEMVAAVRKAADDLAKKNK, from the coding sequence ATGAAACCAAAAATTAGAACTCCATTTTTTGAAATTGGCACAAAGAACTATATCTACGGTGATGCAGTGCTTGAATTAGCAAAAGCAGCTGATGCTGCTGCGAAAAAGTACGATATAGATGTGCTTTTTATTGCTCCGTATACAGAGCTTAGAAGGATTGTAGAAAATACTGATAACCTGATCGTTTTGGCACCCTACATGGACACCCTTCGTCCCGGACGCGGAATGGCCGACATACTTCCAGAAGCAATTAAAGCGACCGGTGCCGTAGGTGTAGTGGTTAATCACTGCGAACGTCCCATGACTCTATCTGCTATTAAGAAGACCATTGAAAGAGCTCACGAACTGGATATGATAGCATTTGCTTGCGCTGACTCCGTTGCTGAAATGAAAGCTATCGCGCATTTAAATCCGGATATCATTAACCCGGAACCAACCGAACTTATCGGCAGTGGAACCGCTAGTGACTTGAGTTATGTCTTGGAATCTGTAAAAGCAATTAAATCTATCAATCCTAATATTTTAGTTGAGCAAGCGGCTGGTATAACCACCGGACAACAGGTTTATGACTTTATAATGGCAGGATCTGAAGGTGCAGGGTCTGCTTCCGGAATCCTTCTGTCAGATGACCCATTTGCCAAACTTGAGGAAATGGTTGCAGCTGTACGGAAAGCAGCAGATGATCTGGCGAAAAAGAATAAGTAA
- a CDS encoding YjbQ family protein encodes MKNIRETFQVKSTGLRPTFHRITNQVQEIVDRSGVKSGICVVFSRHTTCSVMIEECSFDEAYSGLEFLQQDLVDVLEKIIPTCRKEGQYMHPGPKLTEFAAQHGEDKPGTLNTDAHLRSSIIGRSVTIPIDNGKLELGSFGHIHFIDFDQTRARERTVTVHIIGE; translated from the coding sequence ATGAAAAATATTAGAGAAACCTTCCAGGTAAAATCAACCGGTTTACGTCCTACCTTCCATAGAATTACTAATCAAGTTCAGGAAATTGTTGACCGTTCAGGTGTTAAATCCGGTATATGTGTAGTTTTTTCACGCCATACAACTTGTTCTGTTATGATAGAAGAATGCTCCTTTGATGAAGCCTACTCAGGTCTGGAGTTCCTCCAACAGGATTTAGTAGATGTCCTTGAGAAAATTATTCCTACCTGCCGTAAGGAAGGACAGTATATGCATCCCGGTCCAAAGCTTACTGAGTTTGCAGCTCAGCACGGTGAAGACAAGCCGGGAACACTAAACACCGATGCACATTTAAGGTCTTCAATAATTGGGCGCAGCGTAACCATCCCCATTGACAACGGCAAACTGGAACTGGGAAGTTTTGGCCATATCCATTTTATAGATTTTGACCAGACCCGTGCCCGTGAACGCACTGTTACTGTACATATAATTGGTGAATAA